One Desulfobulbus propionicus DSM 2032 DNA segment encodes these proteins:
- a CDS encoding polyamine ABC transporter substrate-binding protein: MLLSRWILHCCVLALCGCLAAGCRPDDPQPSSAPPRLARELALYNWPDDIPRSVLEAFTREFGVKVVYQTFQSQEEAVAALLDGKVYDVAVLENPFIPPLVAANRLKELNFRHIPNFRNISANFRDLAADPGNRYTVPYHYGTTGLLVRTDLVGQTVRRWSDLWQPRLQGKVAMRAQSRELLGLTLLSLGYSLNSEKPSEIDAAVERLIALKPQVRWVEVDTPKAVAKLLDGSAPVLLGWPMDYQVAHAANPAVAYILPEEGTALWSDNYVIPASSPNVYTAEVFINFLLRPEISAQIVNERSYPTANEAALDLIKPEVRNDPVIFPPAEALRRAHFYRPLSREGETLYQRAWDRFLAAPPALDGQP; this comes from the coding sequence ATGCTGTTGTCCCGCTGGATCCTCCATTGCTGTGTGCTGGCGCTGTGCGGCTGTCTCGCGGCCGGCTGCCGGCCAGACGACCCCCAGCCGTCCTCGGCGCCCCCCCGCCTGGCCCGGGAACTGGCGTTGTACAACTGGCCCGATGATATCCCCCGGTCGGTGCTGGAGGCCTTCACCCGGGAATTCGGGGTCAAGGTGGTCTATCAGACCTTCCAATCCCAGGAAGAAGCGGTGGCCGCGCTCCTCGACGGCAAGGTGTATGACGTGGCGGTGCTGGAAAATCCGTTCATTCCCCCTCTGGTGGCGGCCAACCGCCTCAAGGAGCTCAATTTCCGCCACATCCCCAATTTTCGCAACATCTCGGCCAATTTCCGCGATCTGGCCGCCGATCCGGGCAACCGCTACACCGTGCCCTATCATTACGGCACCACCGGCCTGCTGGTCCGCACCGATCTCGTTGGCCAGACGGTGCGCCGCTGGAGTGATCTGTGGCAGCCGCGCCTCCAGGGCAAGGTGGCCATGCGCGCCCAAAGCAGGGAACTGCTCGGCCTGACCCTGCTTTCCCTCGGATACAGTCTGAATTCGGAGAAACCGAGCGAGATCGATGCCGCCGTGGAACGGTTGATCGCCCTGAAACCCCAGGTCCGCTGGGTCGAGGTCGACACGCCCAAGGCGGTGGCCAAACTGCTCGACGGCTCCGCCCCTGTTCTCCTGGGCTGGCCCATGGATTATCAGGTGGCCCATGCGGCCAACCCGGCGGTGGCCTACATCCTGCCCGAGGAAGGAACCGCCCTGTGGAGTGACAACTATGTGATCCCGGCCAGCAGCCCCAACGTCTACACCGCCGAGGTGTTCATCAATTTTCTGCTCCGCCCCGAGATCAGCGCCCAGATCGTCAACGAGCGCAGCTATCCCACGGCCAACGAGGCCGCCCTGGACCTGATCAAGCCCGAGGTGCGCAACGATCCGGTCATTTTCCCGCCGGCCGAGGCGCTGCGGCGGGCCCATTTTTATCGCCCCCTGAGCCGGGAAGGAGAAACCCTCTACCAGCGAGCCTGGGATCGTTTCCTCGCCGCGCCTCCGGCCCTGGACGGGCAGCCATGA
- a CDS encoding ATP-binding protein: MNPDRVPVPKVSAEPSAGFLGRSLRRQLLVVFGSAMGLLLVVSLAGIFFLVRTTERQGWIGRQHEATQRVVHTVGEFMQRQQEVLRTVDLLAGDQPGDTGATLTQLLREQPIIKELIQVDADGRVLARASTDAPVLADLFTVAQANWFVTARRGDTYIGDMQLSAATEPYAVFAVPASRGGVIACRLRVDRFSQLVAELHFGRGGISYLVSREGRVIAHSGSRLIPGAHEQGHHHHLLDLIRTTVDSWSGTYQNFNGHWVVGTIAAVPGTPWMAVTELPLEEAHAASWRALWTLFIAALIITATLTVLVTWLLKRQFLGPLEQLQQGVTQIGHGALDHRIVLAGPSEYLHLAGAFNHMAATLQQREAQLAEQNRAMQASEARYRAIVEDQTELVCRYLPTGDITFANEAFCRYFDRPRDQLDGVDCRQMLSPDNPEAALRLLDTLCPAHPVARSEHRLVRPDGEIRWLHWTNRAIFDDRGNLVEYAGVGHDVTERKQTAEALLRTKEEAEAANRAKSRFLANMSHEIRTPLNAIIGMTHLAMHTREDDKRQRFLATVAHAADSLLGLLNDILDISKMEAGQLSLATEPFDPRRLVEASVATLAAQASEKGLDLRLHLGPALPDCLLGDALRLRQILLNLLGNAVKFTPAGTITLEAFAEEAEDADNRVYLHLRVTDTGIGIPAEKLELIFNRFEQADNSYGRQYGGAGLGLSISAQLAALMHGRLWAESRENQGSTFHCLIPFPRCAWPAEANGADNETGTAPAVSRLRILVVDDNEVNRDVAAMTLERNHAVTTADNGLEALRTLAAEPVDLVLMDVQMPVMDGLATTTVIRAIEQGRPLPVELPDNLGPALAARLTGRRLPIMAMTAHAMDGDRDMCLQAGMDAYVTKPFQPDQLTMVVGSLALSRPDDAARAAVDAPQQPPAVSVPQSVEPTAEAVTAYLLATTLLETDQVAKILAAVRTSMAEHLDAADHAFRTDDLDGVARAAHTLKGTLMQCGLEVWARMAQEIVAAIRTTQVLPPADLLADLRQGLAELLAPERPADSGGQTTPSRPHTVA; the protein is encoded by the coding sequence ATGAACCCGGACCGCGTGCCCGTGCCAAAAGTGTCCGCCGAACCCTCGGCCGGCTTCCTCGGCCGCAGCCTGCGGCGGCAACTGCTGGTGGTGTTCGGATCGGCCATGGGGCTGCTGCTGGTCGTCAGTCTCGCCGGCATTTTTTTCCTGGTGCGCACCACCGAACGGCAAGGCTGGATCGGCCGCCAGCACGAAGCAACCCAGCGGGTGGTGCACACGGTCGGCGAGTTCATGCAGCGGCAGCAGGAGGTGCTGCGCACCGTGGATCTGCTGGCGGGGGATCAACCAGGGGACACGGGCGCCACCCTGACCCAGCTCCTGCGCGAGCAGCCGATCATCAAGGAGCTGATCCAGGTCGATGCCGACGGCCGGGTTCTCGCCCGCGCCTCGACCGATGCGCCGGTGCTGGCCGACCTGTTCACCGTCGCCCAGGCCAACTGGTTCGTCACCGCCCGCCGGGGAGACACCTATATCGGCGACATGCAGTTGTCCGCGGCCACGGAGCCCTACGCGGTCTTTGCCGTGCCCGCCTCCCGGGGCGGGGTGATCGCCTGCCGTCTGCGGGTCGATCGTTTCAGCCAGCTGGTGGCAGAGCTCCATTTCGGCCGCGGCGGCATCTCCTATCTGGTCAGCCGCGAAGGCCGGGTCATCGCCCACAGCGGCTCCCGCCTGATTCCAGGCGCCCACGAACAGGGCCATCACCATCACCTGCTCGACCTGATCCGCACCACGGTCGACAGCTGGTCGGGCACCTATCAGAACTTCAACGGCCACTGGGTGGTGGGCACCATCGCCGCCGTGCCCGGCACCCCGTGGATGGCGGTCACCGAGCTTCCCCTGGAGGAGGCCCATGCGGCCAGCTGGCGGGCGCTGTGGACCCTGTTCATCGCCGCCCTGATCATCACCGCCACCCTCACCGTCCTGGTCACCTGGCTGCTCAAGCGTCAGTTCCTTGGCCCGCTCGAACAGTTGCAGCAGGGCGTGACGCAGATCGGCCACGGGGCGCTCGACCACCGCATTGTCCTTGCCGGGCCCTCCGAATACCTCCATCTCGCCGGGGCCTTCAACCACATGGCCGCCACCCTGCAGCAACGGGAAGCGCAGCTGGCCGAACAGAACAGGGCCATGCAGGCCAGCGAGGCCCGGTACCGCGCCATTGTCGAGGACCAGACCGAACTGGTCTGCCGCTATCTGCCCACCGGCGACATCACCTTTGCCAACGAAGCCTTCTGCCGCTATTTCGACAGACCGCGCGACCAACTCGACGGCGTTGATTGCCGCCAGATGCTCTCCCCGGACAACCCGGAGGCAGCGCTGCGGCTGCTGGACACGCTGTGCCCGGCGCATCCGGTGGCACGTTCCGAGCATCGCCTCGTCCGGCCCGACGGCGAGATTCGCTGGCTGCACTGGACCAATCGGGCGATCTTCGACGACCGGGGCAACCTGGTGGAGTATGCCGGGGTCGGCCACGACGTCACCGAACGAAAGCAGACGGCCGAGGCCCTGCTCCGCACCAAGGAGGAAGCGGAGGCGGCCAATCGGGCCAAATCGCGGTTTCTCGCCAACATGAGCCACGAGATCCGCACGCCGCTGAACGCGATCATCGGCATGACCCACCTGGCCATGCACACACGGGAGGACGACAAACGGCAGCGGTTCCTCGCCACCGTGGCCCACGCCGCCGACAGTCTGCTCGGCCTGCTCAACGACATTCTCGACATTTCCAAGATGGAGGCCGGCCAGCTGTCCCTGGCCACGGAGCCGTTCGACCCGCGCCGGCTGGTCGAGGCCTCGGTTGCGACCCTGGCCGCCCAGGCCAGCGAAAAGGGCTTGGATCTGCGGCTGCACCTCGGCCCCGCCCTGCCCGACTGCCTGCTCGGCGATGCCCTGCGGCTGCGGCAGATCCTGCTCAACCTGCTCGGCAACGCGGTCAAGTTCACCCCGGCCGGCACCATCACCCTGGAGGCCTTTGCCGAAGAGGCGGAGGATGCCGACAACCGGGTCTATCTCCATCTGCGGGTCACCGACACCGGCATCGGCATCCCGGCGGAAAAACTGGAGTTGATCTTCAACCGCTTTGAACAGGCGGATAACTCCTATGGCCGGCAGTATGGCGGCGCCGGCCTGGGGCTGTCCATCAGCGCCCAGCTGGCCGCCCTGATGCACGGTCGCCTTTGGGCGGAAAGCCGGGAAAACCAGGGCAGCACCTTCCACTGCCTCATCCCCTTCCCGCGCTGCGCGTGGCCGGCCGAGGCGAACGGGGCCGACAACGAAACCGGCACGGCTCCGGCTGTGTCCCGCCTGCGCATCCTGGTGGTCGATGACAACGAAGTCAATCGGGACGTGGCCGCCATGACCCTGGAACGCAACCACGCGGTCACCACCGCCGACAACGGCCTGGAGGCGTTGCGCACCCTGGCCGCCGAACCTGTCGACCTCGTGCTCATGGATGTGCAGATGCCGGTGATGGATGGTTTGGCGACCACGACGGTGATCCGGGCCATCGAACAGGGCCGCCCCCTTCCGGTCGAGTTGCCCGACAACCTGGGACCGGCCCTCGCCGCCCGCCTGACCGGCCGTCGGCTGCCGATCATGGCCATGACCGCCCACGCCATGGACGGCGACCGCGACATGTGCCTCCAGGCCGGCATGGACGCCTATGTGACCAAGCCGTTCCAGCCCGACCAACTGACCATGGTGGTCGGTTCGCTGGCCCTGTCCCGCCCGGACGATGCCGCACGTGCGGCTGTCGACGCCCCGCAGCAGCCGCCGGCCGTGTCTGTCCCCCAGAGCGTGGAACCGACCGCCGAGGCGGTGACCGCCTATCTCCTGGCCACCACCCTCCTGGAAACGGACCAGGTGGCAAAAATCCTCGCCGCGGTGCGGACCAGCATGGCCGAACACCTGGACGCGGCCGATCACGCCTTCCGGACGGACGACCTCGATGGCGTGGCCCGGGCCGCCCACACCCTCAAGGGCACCCTGATGCAGTGCGGCCTGGAGGTCTGGGCACGAATGGCCCAGGAGATCGTCGCCGCCATCAGAACCACCCAGGTCCTGCCGCCCGCCGACCTGCTGGCCGACCTGCGCCAGGGCCTGGCCGAGCTGCTCGCCCCGGAACGGCCGGCGGACAGCGGCGGCCAAACCACCCCTTCGCGGCCTCACACGGTTGCCTGA
- a CDS encoding response regulator, translated as METPIVLVVDDEPTNLAVLANLLRPLYTVRACKSGEQALAAAIREPRPDLILLDVMMPGMDGFSVLHRLRQHEHSRDIPVIFVTALSDELDEEHGLRLGAVDYITKPIKPAVVLSRVQVHVEVKQARDRLKSHNAWLETEVARRMQENVLIQDVSLAAMAQLAETRDSDLGNHIARTRAYVETLARRLQPHPRFARDLDELNLTRIVKASPLHDIGKIGIPDRILLKPGPLTPAEWAIMQTHCRIGGNAIERAMNTTLRQYADRPDQAKPEALMFLEVAKDIAISHHERWDGSGYPDGLAGEAIPLAARLMALADVFDALTTERVYKKPWPVEAAVALVREQKNRHFDPDIVEAFEAELDTLVAIQHRLTDRCPGGLT; from the coding sequence ATGGAAACGCCCATTGTCCTTGTTGTCGATGACGAACCGACCAACCTGGCGGTGCTCGCCAACCTGCTGCGGCCGTTGTATACGGTGCGCGCCTGCAAATCCGGCGAACAGGCGCTGGCGGCGGCCATCCGCGAACCCCGGCCGGATCTGATCCTCCTGGATGTGATGATGCCCGGCATGGATGGCTTCTCCGTGCTCCACCGCTTGCGGCAGCATGAACACTCCAGGGATATTCCGGTCATCTTCGTCACCGCGCTCAGCGATGAACTCGACGAGGAGCACGGCCTGCGGCTGGGGGCGGTGGACTACATCACCAAGCCGATCAAACCGGCGGTGGTGCTCTCCCGCGTCCAGGTCCACGTGGAGGTCAAGCAGGCCCGTGACCGGCTGAAGAGTCACAATGCCTGGCTGGAAACCGAGGTGGCGCGGCGGATGCAGGAAAACGTGCTCATCCAGGATGTCAGTCTGGCGGCCATGGCCCAGCTGGCGGAAACGCGGGATTCCGATCTCGGCAACCATATTGCCCGCACCCGGGCCTACGTGGAGACCCTGGCCCGCCGCCTCCAGCCCCATCCGCGCTTCGCCCGCGACCTGGACGAACTCAATCTGACCCGCATCGTCAAGGCTTCGCCGCTCCACGACATCGGCAAGATCGGCATTCCCGACCGTATCCTGCTCAAACCCGGCCCGCTGACGCCGGCGGAATGGGCCATCATGCAGACCCACTGCCGGATCGGCGGCAATGCCATTGAACGGGCCATGAACACCACCCTGCGCCAATACGCGGACAGACCCGATCAGGCCAAACCCGAAGCGTTGATGTTTCTTGAGGTGGCCAAGGATATCGCCATCAGCCATCACGAGCGCTGGGACGGCTCCGGCTATCCCGATGGCCTGGCGGGGGAGGCCATCCCGCTGGCGGCCCGCTTGATGGCCCTGGCCGACGTGTTCGACGCCCTGACCACCGAGCGCGTCTACAAGAAGCCCTGGCCGGTCGAAGCCGCCGTGGCCCTGGTCCGCGAGCAGAAGAACCGCCACTTCGATCCGGATATCGTCGAGGCCTTCGAGGCCGAACTCGACACCTTGGTCGCCATTCAACACCGACTCACCGATCGCTGCCCCGGAGGCCTGACCTGA